Sequence from the Puntigrus tetrazona isolate hp1 chromosome 11, ASM1883169v1, whole genome shotgun sequence genome:
CTATCCAGAAGTGTAAACTATATAGGTTATAGTCTGAGTGCCACTGAGAATACTCTAGGGACGGCTTTGGTCTAAAGGTGTATAGGCATATTAAACACATAACACAACAACAACGCAGAAACACCCACACTCCTCAACTACAATCTAGGAATGTGTTTTCTACAGCTCAGTGACACAAAACAAATCATCCAGCATGTGGTTGGCTATATTTAGCTGATTTCAGTATGAATAAGTAACTTTATGGTGACTTGAATGATGCCAGTGCATCACCTGTAAAAGTCGATGCATAGATCTACTATATTCAAACTCATTTctgtctttaaaaatgtgtgtattgcttatttgacattttgaagCTATAGTCACTAAAAGTTTTAATGCACCCAAgtcaatatataatttaaaccgATTTTATGTAATTTCCAGTTcataagtaaaatgtaaattgacaGGCGCTGGTCTCCCACCGGTCGTGTCGTTAAAAACACGCATTGtgttaaaaatacagcagtgGATAAAAAAAGACTTCATCAAAGTTAAGTTCAAGACAAAAACGATTTTGCTTTTTAAGACAACATCGATGAAAGCTTTTGATACCCTTCTAATTTTTGGcctactgtatatttaaaatatgtatttatgaaaaacaggtttttttgaaagtcaatggggtccaatATTGTTTGAACCTCTATGTTCCCAGTGTGAAGAAAAgctatttttggatgaattatcCTTTTAATACTGgtcttttgtaatgttttatcattacatgctattttaaagaaaataatttaattatacttttcGCTGATGTAAAATCCTCCCAACCACACATCAGATGCTATTCTGGTATTTAATACTCTACTTTTCATGATCCACACAATTACCAACAGATGAACTCATGCCCCGCCCCCTCTCACTGAATATTCTGTAGCTGGGTTATGATTCTGCTCCCACTTCTAAGGCCTTAATGCCCTGGAAAACTGCTGATGATTAACATCTTTCCCATAGTGCGACCAGCTTTGTTGACTATACATGAAACTAGTTTTGCTGGGCGTAAATTAGCAGTGCAGACGCTGTGTGAGGCTAGTCAGAACGGGTGGGCGATAAGTATACAAGTAGGCTCAAATTGCCGCTGTTTACTGTCAGTCGCCTTCAAAGTTCGAATGCCCTCAAGGAAGGCAAACATCCATTTTTCTTCAGGTACAAAGCAAGTAAAAACGCAGTGAAAGTTCATTTGGTCTTAGGACTACAGCTTGATGTCTGTGGGTTTGTCTCAGTGCAGTTCACAGTGGTCAATTAATGGTAGGTGGATCACAGATCTGCGTCTCTTTGGCTTCAATGCAGCTGCTGCACATCCTGGCTTTGAGTCAGTGAAGGCCACAATTACAGGCTCATCTGTACAGTTTGATTTGCCCTCTTTGCTGAGCGCCTCCTCTGTATGATCTCGGCCCTCAAATCGCATTGTGGACGCCTGTCCTTTCAAAGGCGCCGCGATCTGTTGTACTCCCAGTAGTGGTGCCAGTTTCCTTGTTTGTCTGCCCCATATCCAAACACTGACACCTGCTGGGATGAAACGCGTGTAAGTGAAAACGGGGTCTGATGATGCAGAAATTGTTATCTTGGCTGTAAATACGAGTACAAACCTCTCATCACAGTGATGCAGAGCAAATATAATGGCTACTATCCCGTGGAAGGGTACTCTTCCATGACGCTCCGTCCATTTGTCATGTGTGTACTTAAAGAAGGCTGGATTTATAACTATCACTCTGGGCATACATGCGAGGATGAGTGAGGCTTAACAAACGGATGCATTTATGGATTTACAAGCTTTCACGTGATTaacactcaccttgtctttGTCAGCTTCACAAGATTTTTCTACCTCATGTACGCTCCTGTTTGGGAGCATAAAAAGAGTTTAAGCAAAGAGCGAGGAAAACTATTTTACTTATAATCTGTTGTGCAGATTTGGAGCATACGCCTTTGATTTCTCCTGTGGAAAGGGCGCTGACAACCACTGCATGTCTTTCAGTTTGAAGGGAAGGAGGACGAGATGGACACCGGGTCTCAAATCGATCGCACTCTCTGGGCATGAAGTGGTGGGTGGTGTCTGCTACCAACATCCCTTCAAAGCCCACAGTTACAGCCTTATTCATTCTGTGGGATATTCCAGTTCAAATGCATTAGTCAAAACCTGCACTTATTGGTTAAGTTactcaagacaaaaaaattttaattgtccATATGGTGAAAGTCTCTGAATGACTTTCAATGGGCAGACAAAAGATATCCTATccaaatttatataaaaattattttggtctATTTCTTAAATTGATGGAATTGTCTTTTTTAAGTTTAGGCCAGACATACAAAGAGTGCTAAACGGACCTAATAACAACTGAGTGGAATTGATCAAGTCTCCGTGTTTGGACTTCAACAGATTCCCAGAGTTTCCAATAACTGCACACTTCCGGCACTGGTACTGCTGTGGCTTTTCATTCTCATGTGGAGGGAAATGATCTTAAACATCTTCTGGGTGATGTCCTTGATCATTCCATCAGATGCCTGCAAAGactatacaaaataatatgatTAGTGCAATTTTATCTCCTGCCAGTTATAAATCTAACATCCAAATTTCCTCTTCTTCAAAAtcttaaaaaggcaaaataagTTTTGCTATCCCAACTATATCTATTTCAATGTTATTGTATATgcagaaaaagaggaaaatcaTCTGTTTTGCAATGCATCACAATTCTGAGTCTTAGCTTTTTCTCCATACTCACAACCACAGACTACTGAGTATGTATATAAACTTAAAGTTTCATGGTTGAAGTTAAATACAAGACCAATCACAGGCTTAACTaactcagcaaaaaaaaacagaatagaaaatgagtaacttaataaaaatacacaaacctgACGCTCAATTCAAGTTAGTAAAcgaattaaaacttaaaactctTGAGGTACACTAATGTCAAGCTCGGAGTACGCTCCCATAGCCTGTAAAAGCCTGAAAGCCTTAATTAGGCTAAATTAAACCTTACTGAAACACACGACTGGGCCGAAGGGCCTACTTCTGTGCCCTTTGTTCCCTAGGGAGAATTACTTTTTGTTTGAGGAAACCAGATAATGACTGCAGCTCTGGGGGAACCACCGCCattgcattaataatgtttGGCAAACAGATATGATGGTAGTGGGAGTGAACTTGAGAGGGTCTGGAATGAACACACCAGCTGTTGTCTTTCCCTAACACGCCCATGTGCCAGAAAGGGGAAATGATATCTAGCTATGATGATATTTCGACTTTAGAGGCATGCCTGAGAATCCCAAGagctattctctctctctgagaggCCAATGGCTGTCTAgagactaaataaatgaatctagGAACAAATCCAACATTAACTATCCAACTCATTGCAGGAATTGGAAAACTAAATGTACATAAATCTACATTAGTGGTGTGCAGCGATATGTTCTGAAACGAGGAGGCAAAGTCCTGAGTTGTTGGTTTTGTCCCAGTCACATTTTCTCCcacatttactcattttaaataatctttcacTATCAGAGAAAgctaattgtattttatttttaattttacacaatGTACAAACAAAAGAGGTGGATTTATCTCATGAACCAATCACATAAAATGTGGACATGTCAAATCCAATCATAACAGGATGGGATTTGACAGGATGTGACTTTTCCCTAATTCATTCTCAATTATCCTCGACTATACCCAATGTTCCTCAATGTTCTAAGTGAGTCACAGAGTGGATTTGCCAAagatacaacaaaaaaatttaattttaatgtttttctgatacgattttattttaaaagacgtGCAAGAAAGTTGTTGGCACTTCTGCAGATAGAGTGTTTGAGAAATGTGCAGCATCTGTGGTCAGATGAGACAGGCTTAACGTCAGTGTCATTATtccattgttattttttattttgcgtGCTTGATGACCGTGGGAGAAAACAACCCAAGGCCAAACTTGTTAAGAGTCACTGATTTAGAGGGTCTgttaaaaaggaataaatcaattttttgaAAACAGGCAAATTTTAACTCCCTAGAGTTAAACAATTGGCTTTTACCGCTTTGTAATCTATTCATCCCGATCTCTGTGTCTGGCCAAGCACtgttagctgcagcttagcatagatcattgaatcaaattagcatctcgctcaaaaataactaaatagtTTCTATAATCTTCCTATTTAAAACCTGACTTTTCTGTAGTTACATCGAGTACCAAGACCAACGGAAAatgaattttgtgttttttctaaGCCGATACAGCTAAGAACTATAATCTCATTCTGGCATAATAATCAAGAAAGtttgctgtcagcactacaagTGCAGCAGGCACTGTGTAATATCATTGCATCTGCTGCACGCATGGTGTGGCAGCAAAGTTCCTTAGAAAATTGCAGGAGAGTTGGAAAATGagtctattttcaaaaaatagtGGTTCCTTTAAAACTCAGGGGAGGGAAGAAAACATGTACCTGCTGGTGTCACTGTTGGACagtgtttctttacaaaaacTAGTAATTTCTACactttttatgatgtattttataatatccgtgttttttatttgtactactaatttttttcttatccaGTTTTTAAGAAGGCATTGTCCTCCTTGGCTCACTGCCTCCCCAATGCCCATTTACgacatatgaaataaattttatGGGTCTGGCTTCCACtcattagtggtgcttgcctttcaaggcaaagcacactattactattcctcatacttattcttacttattattattattcttattatagattccgCACGACAAGCGCGCAGAACTAGTCCCgtgcagtttttgccacacacccctgaaacgggcgcgCAAAATCGTATGGGTATTgaaaagatgtgctatgacttttataagcgatcgggcgacgATTTTCGACGTACCTGGCTAAAAATCGGGctaaaaatcccatagacttacacattgcgccaaactttgatTTGGATCAGAGCGCAGAGCTTAAGCGTAGAATATCGCAcagacttgtaaatcaccagatttgaagactttatcaagctgagcttGAAGAACATACACAGTGGGTAAAAGTTTTACTCcctgggggcaagagacctccaaactttttactatggtgagggtcaaactgcacatgtgtttttcctattatggtaatttacataggaattttgcaaatcaatataactttgcattaaaatgtcatagagacgtgggggtgggcctGCTTTACTCCAGAaggaaccaatcaaagtctctgaatcactatgaaggtgtcaagccacgccctagcaaccatttagagcgccctagcaacagattccatagactgccattataatggttcagatgggtatctttggatcagagcgtcatagagacatgggggtgggctcgtttgactcggggcagcaaacggccaatcatggagtacttcagctgttcgtagccacgccctagcaaccatttatcgatgaccttagcaaccaaaatccaaacttgcatatcttcaaaacagaacatgacagagacatgggggtgggtgcgattgactcagggcagcaaacagccaatcctgagtcgccatagacatctcctatccacgccttagcaaccattatcaaacaccctagcaaccccaactcaaacgggcatatctttaaatcgaaCGTCATAGAGAGACATGctggggttggtttatatcattcatagtgacaagtgtatcatcattgtcagctactaAGCtgtttcctagcaaccaacctatTACCCGACTAGCAACCGAGGGGCGAGTTTTGCTAATgtaagcaccactcacattttcttcaggaaatgtactttctagttttTCTGCTTATTATTGCAAATTGGTGTCTtaccatattattttaatgtattatcttaattacgAGGACAccggtttgtagtgcaaactgTTTTGCCGTTTACTGCATGTTGCTATTCTTCTTGGTATTTCCCTATAGCAGCTAATGAACCAGAACTCTCAGCGCATAGTCTTACTTCCGCATTCCACAATAagttgaaacatttaaattactttttaagtaaaaaggatgcatttaaaaaaacaaaaaaaaccccaaggTGCCACAATGCAGTAGCAAAAGATACTCATTCTGTAAGATTATGCATTACTAGACGTAAAAATGCTTGAATTATCTTAATTTGGGGCAAGCACCAAgattaatgtcatttatttgattacctGTCCAACATATCAcgcaattaatttaatttcagttcaaAAATAACTGACAGCCTTACTAAATGAAGAACTAAAACTATTACTTGGTGCCACTTACCAGCCACCACTTCAGAGAAAGTGGATCTATGTCATCATCCCTGCCGGTGAGGTAAGGTTGCTGTTTGTGATCATAATGTTGGTCAAACCACTCGACACACCCCTGTCTGCTACACAGGATGGACAGCTACAGGAATGACCACGCCTTGGCTCTGTGACAAAACTGGCCTGTAACTGCGTCTGGTTCTTCATGGGTATCCTGTCATTTTGATGAGTGGGTAAATCTGTGATGGGCACAACACTGGCCTTCTGAATGGTGTGAGCAGctatcattaaaaacaaaatagcaccTAGCAAGCGCGCTAAAGTACAGTTTTCTTCTCAACATCATGGTTAAGGCAGACTGAACCTCGGGTGGACTTtccagagaaaaaaatgtaaaagaaccACCACAGTAACAGGAATTCACTTCTGGCGTGGCTTGTTCCTGCCAAGCGGATGGTGGGTTTTATGGTCTATGATGACttgctttacaaaacaaaatggccTCTGAGGTGGaaaatgacaggattttcaatCCAGGTTTGTCCATTATGGCCTTGTTCTATCTGTCCATCCTGTCCTGATTGGCAAAGCCAAAGCACGAGGCCTCACAGTGGAATatgctaaaaagaaaaaggcattctgtttctctgtgtttagTTCAGTGAAGGAAATGAGTCGGAGGTAAAGCAGCTTCCTTCCTGTCTGTAGACCTGTAAGAGTCTGTGCATTTATCCCGAAACAGCACCCGCTGCTGCCAAAGCTCCTCATTCCTGAAAAATAGAAATTGTAGTCCGTTAATCGTAGTCTGTTAATTGTCATTAGTTGGGGGCAATGTATTCCGAATACCTTTTAGATtgcttttaaatagttttaaatgtacCTTATCCAAAACATAttctcaaaaagaaagaaatattttgtctttatgaATTTTGTCAAAGTTGAATGGTGTGAGATTTTTAGAAGAGAACGCCTcaaaagaaggaaaaagaaTTAGGGACAATCAATAAACTCTAAATATATAGAGAAGCATATATACTGCCATCGTGGAAATAATATTTGATCATGTAATCTATAAAAAGTTTCAAATGCTATAAACAGTTACTACCCATCCTCAtcacaaaatcactttttattacTTGAGTTTAGTTAGATTTAAGTGAATAACACTTTAAAGTTTAGTCACTTCCTCACAGGAAGCCATTTTGGGTCCTTTTGAAGCTAGTTCACATTTCTAGTAACTGCATCGGAGCACAGTTTTTCCTTCTaattgtgttccacagaagaaaaaaagtcatatgagTTTGTGCAAACAATGTCAGAGTTTCCACTTTGATGTGAATCATCCTATTAAAATCACTCTGAGGCAGTGCTAAATGAAAGAATCGTTTAGCTTCACAATCTTGTTTTCACTTTCTGTCGCGATTAACTGTGGTAAAAGGAAGTCGACCGTCGACTTGTGCTTCAAAAAGATACTGCTATTACAAGACAAGATGCAGAAATGCTACAACTGTTGCCTCCTGCTGAGACTGCAAGAATGTGGCTAAACCTCCCTCGTCCCCCCACCACATCCACGAGGAAGAACTACATAAATAAAGCGCCGCTGACTGCGTTGGACCAATCGCACCGATGCAGCAATCCATCTTTAGATTGATGACTGTCAAACGCAACTACTCCCACAATTCCCAGTCTAGAGCTCTGTACTTGATCCATGGTACTCAAATAGCCTGCTTGACCTCCCTTAACAAGCATCCTCGAAACAGCCACTTTactttgaaagagaaaaaaaacaggcttcCCCGGAAACCACAGCCAAAGTAACTGTGCAGCAGGGCTGAAATTTTATCTTATATGCTAAACAGGAAGTCCCAGACTTTCCTCGTCAGTTAGGAGCCGTGTCCAGTGGAGCTGGGAGACTCTGGTAATGGGGTGGGGATGTGGGATCAGCTGACGTTCAGCTGATTCGGAAGAACTGTCTCTCTCTGCCAGACAGCTGTCTCACTACAGACCAAACAGAATTACATCTCAGGCCAGCGTGCCAAACCCACCTAGTCAGCAAAGTGGCGGTACAGACGAGTCTCTCCCACCGTTCATTACTCAAAGTGAACTATGCTCAAAATGAGCTTAAAATAACCAATCCAGAACGTTCTCATTCGCTTAAGCTGAAAAACAAGCAGCCCATTCAGTAAACTAATCAGGAGGAATTATATCAGCTGTAGTGCACTAGAAAGACATATTGGTATCCCTACAAGTAACTCTAAACATATTGGGCCAAAGTAATATTTTCATTGGGATGTGGAGGGTCTGTGTATTGTGACGTTCTTCTAAAGATAACAGTGATTTTCACAATCCGAAAACAGCAAATGTCAATGTCCTTGCTACCCCGCTTAACGTGAATCAGCCTAACCTGCCTGATCTGGCTTTGTATGTTCAAAGATCAGATAGAACCACCACAATGAAAACCTGCTATGTGTTTTTAGTTGCGTAGTTTTCCAgctgaatttattcatttgcataCCAATGTCAATTGAGACTAGAGGATCCTCAATGAGTGCCAAACTATTCGGATTTGATTGCTCATTAAAATGTGCCTTTACTCAGCAAAAGGACCCCTTTTCACAGGACCTCTGCCCAAATTTTCTGTGTACGTACACACTGGTTTGGAAGGCAACCACACTTCAAGCAAACAGTAGTTGATAAATGACATAACCTTTCAGAACTATCAGGGCTGTAAATACAATCTCAGTCTCTTTGGAAAGGACCAAATGAAGCCAGATTCTCTGAAGACAATAGAGGTCGCTAATGGCGTACTGAATGTTGCGTGGTAACTTTCTATAAATACAGTGTATTGTAGTCTACATTAACAAATCTTTCAATACAAGTTTAATTTTATAGTGCTatccataatatatattttgccaaagccactttaaagaaaaagtttcTGTCCTCACGGTATTTGTGTATCTACAAGATATAGTGTATCAGAGTAACATGCATACAGTCGTAACCAGGGCTTGACATTAACTATTTTGCTCATAAGCCACTATGGCTAATGGTTTTACAAATTTACTTAGccacaattttatatttataatactgcACACAAATGTTAAAGGGTCAAACTAAATTGACCCTTTTAAAGGAATTTTCAGCTTAGCGATAAACGCTTGTATAATCTTtcacaacacattttttatataataaatatgaaatgttggaAAAAGATAGGCTACTATGAAATTAAACGCCAGTAGGCTTACAACATCTTCAATGACTTCTCAATTAATAAGTCGCTGAAGACGCCAAACGATCTCGTTCAGTCAGCTGATTCATTGAATGAAGCAAGTGCATGTCTTTATGAATGGACCACTGTGATTCAAAATTCAAACGCGaatcattcattaacaaaaaactCTGCTCTGTGTGTTGCATATGTGCAACTGTTCTGCTGTGATCTTTGTTTGGaactattttcattaaataaatggagcaaaaacaatatataatatttaaaatgctgacctaaaatgtatattaactaCTAATTTTAACTCTTGTAAATCATGTCAAATTTTTGCAATTGTAGTGTTCAGGGAACACTTGTCATGTTGCTTAACCAGGatgtatatgttataaatataaaaacaaacttacatttttatttttcttctgtgtgcagttgtagtttgttttgatttaaccATGAGATCACACATAGATCTCTCACATAGACAAGCTGCATGAGCCTCATACAACTCAgcaatattacaatgatttcaatatttttgataatataaCAGTTTTATGTCGATCCAAAGGCgtcatatgaaatagttttgAGAACATATTAAGAattgaaatatgcaatataatgtcatttatataaaaatatatctaaattacataaaagaaaatattaaaagaacaaaaatgaggTAAAAAATTTGACTGGAGCCATGATTTAACAGAAACACTGACCATGTCTTGCATTTCAAATCTAAGTGATTAAAATTAACCATTGATTGCAAACTAgttatacagtaaatgtgaGTCAAAGTATCTTGCGtttgacaaaatatttcatcTCAACATTGTGGTGAATGTTTCACCATCATTGTCTACAAAAAGTGTCTGCAAAGTTGCAATTGAGGCATCCGCTGGAAGCCACTCATTTACctatgaaaatgaaatacacaTTCTCCTCTGATACCAAACACGAACACTGTCCGACGTTTTCcattccatttttatttcctaCATCAACGgacaccagaaaaaaaaaactgcaattacGAAACAGCAATCAAAACTGCTGAGGTGCTGAGAAAGCTTGCTCTAAAAGACTTGCCTTGGATACCAGCCAAAGCTTTTTAACTTGCAGAGGCGTGAGAGGCTTGTTTTGCTCAGGGCATGTTAAAGAGTTAGGCCATGTTAACACTACAGTGCGACTTTCAAGTGAGGTGTGGAGTGGACTGCTAAGGGCAGAGGTGCTTTTGGGGACTCGCACTTCCTGTGAAGTCTGTCTCGCTCTTGTGAAGATGCGTATGGTGTGGTTTCCTCAAcaagagaaggagaagaagaagcagcCCGCCATCCCCCACAGCAAAACTTTAAACACGGCACTCTTATCAACTCTGATAGCCAGAATTTCTTTCAGAATGtcaaataataatttccttTTACCTTACCATTAGCCAAATCGTGTGGCAACCGTAAAACTGATCAAGAAACTGGAAAAGCCACACTACTATACCAATACCAATATTAAAACATagtaaaaatgctacagtaaaaaacCTGGTAACTGTATGTTACCTTGCTGTATacagcaaaaattatttttcaattgacaaaacatacttttaatactttaatgcattatttactgtacacgctttttaataaaaatataaattactttaaGCAATACACTTTATTGTAAAACTAAGTTACATGTTCTAATTTTAATCCACAATAAGTCTGCTACATGATTTGctatttacacaatatataagGTAATGGTATATAATTTAAGAACTGTAAATTATACAGCCACCAATTTTCTTGATTGctgtatttgtacagtaaacGCCCATAGATGTACAGCAAATATATCTCTACAGTGTAACCACACTGCCCTGTCAGTCTAATAGTATATGACAGAAAAACGCCAAATAAcggaaataaatgacaaataccTGGTAAAATGAagctgtgaaacacacacacacacacacacacacacagctttccAAGTTACACAGTGTTTGTTATTACagctttcattaaaaagcaCGTTCTGGGGAGCTGACGTTACTATGGCACTATTTTTGACAGCTGCAACCAACAAAAACCAAAGTCTGTCGCAAACCTACACAGATCTCTTTCCCAGCAAACTAGGTATTTGTTTTAAACGATCCTCATTTCAGCCAGCTATGCGTGCGTTTGGGGAGAACTGGGGAAACGCTTCGTGGCGAGCCTTTTCTTAAAACGTCTTGTTGTGAGACACAGAACTTGCACTCTCTCAACTGAAACCAAACCCAAAGGTATTCTACACCAGAATTAAAAGCACGTTATTAAATCATAACTAGTCTAGACAACGACCGTTTATTGTAAACCACTGATGCGTTTAAACCTGGTCAGCTACTTCCTAGACAGCGTTTTTTGGCCATGGTATCTCTCAAGTGGTCGACACAGCCACCCAAACGAGTAGTTAAATGTAGCTTTTACTCTTAAAACACGCTTTCGGTGATCTCTAATGCGAAGGTAACTGTGTAAGTTTAAAGACACGGATCAAAGACTCAAACCGACCCTTTCCTGTAGAAGTTCAGCTCAAGTTTAATCTTTTTAGGTGTTGGATCATCGCGTTCAACTCGAAATAAAACCTGTACCTACAACTTTGTTACATGTCTACTACATTTGGTAGTAAAGGGACTGGTTAGCATCGCATTAGCGAGAAGTgtgggtttttaaaaaaaagaagtagagCGAAAGAAAGAACATAACTTTGAGGCGGCAACTCAACTCCGTTAACTCGACCGCTCGCTCTCATCGGATTCTCTCGTATGTATTCAGTTCGGTTTATTGAAGTTGAAAAGGGTTTGGTATAAAATCAGATGCAGTCGCTTAGAAATCGAGATAAGTTTAGACTACTTTTACCCACCTTGTTCGCA
This genomic interval carries:
- the st3gal8 gene encoding LOW QUALITY PROTEIN: ST3 beta-galactoside alpha-2,3-sialyltransferase 8 (The sequence of the model RefSeq protein was modified relative to this genomic sequence to represent the inferred CDS: inserted 7 bases in 5 codons; deleted 2 bases in 1 codon; substituted 1 base at 1 genomic stop codon), with protein sequence EENCTLARLLGAILFLMIAAHTIQKASVVPITDLPTHQNDRIPMKNQTQLQASFVTEPRRGHSCSCPSCVAQGCVEWFDQHYDHKQQPYLTGRDDDIDPLSLKWWLSLQASDGMIKDITQKMFKIIXPPHENEKPQQYQCRKCAVIGNSGNLLKSKHGDLINSTQMNKAVTVGFEGMLVADTTHHFMXPESAIDLRPGVHLVLLPFKLKDMQWLXSALSTGEIKGAYMRXKNLVKLTKTRVIVINPAFFKYTHDKWTERHGRVPFHGIVAIIFALHHCDERFVSVFGYGADKQGNWHHYWEYNRXRGAFERTGVHNXDLRAEIIQRRRSAKRANQTVQMSL